The Vulcanimicrobium alpinum sequence CGAACACGAAAAAAACGATCATGAACCACGCGAGCTGGAAGCCCCACATCCAATTGCCCGCCTGCGAGGCGCTGTAAAGGATGGCGCTTCCGAAGAGGAAGGATATTCCCAGCGCAACGCGAGACGCAGAACGACGCAGCAGATCGAAGAATAATGCCTGTGCGCACACGACGAACGCGATGCCGATCAATTCTTCGCGGACGACGTTCCAGCCGCGCCACTGTGCGAGCAACAGCATTAAAGAGTACGGGACGAACATCCGATGCTCGTTGTGCTGCGCCCATAAATCCGCGAAACTCAGGGTGTGCTGATGCATTCTGATAACGAGGCTGGCGACTTCCCATTCATCCCATTGCGGAGCATTGACAGCCCAACGCACCAGCATCGCCGCGATGGTGATTGGGAATAGGCACGCGACGAGAAGGCATGCGGCGGTCGCCGCTCCCGACAATCCGGGCTGCTCGGCGGTCGCGCGTTCGTCGAGCTGAACGTCAGCGGTCATCCGCACCAAATCGACGGGCGAGGAGCCTGAGAGGCCGGGTCAGTCGCCACGATTTCGAGTCGACCACGCTTTGCAGGGCCTCGTGCGCTGCGTCTGCAAGCGAACGCAACTCTCGTTCCATCTGAGCCCATCGTTCGCGCTCCGATTCAAGCGCAGCCCGAGCTTGGTCCGCGTCGTCCTGAAGAACCGCTGCACGGTTCTGCAGAGCATCGCGCTCGGCACGAGCGCGCCCGAGCTGTTCGCTTCCGCGCAGGATCTGCTCGCTCAAGGCCTGCGTGTAGCCTGCTTCCCTGACCGATACCTCGCGTGCGTGTTGTTCGATGGTTTGGGCAAGTTCGCGTTCCACGATTCGCGCGCGATCTGCCCAGCCCAGCATCTCCCGCTGGATCTCCCCTCTTTCGACCTCGAGCGCAGCACGGGAATGCTCCGCCTCGCTGAGCGAAGCTTCGAGCTCAAGAACCCGGGCCTGCAGCGACGTCACCTGCTGCAGCTTTTCCGATCCGTCGGATTTATAAAGCGCTTCCAACTCTTCATAACGGCTCTCTTGGTATATCCGCAGCGCATCGGCTTTCTCAAAAGCTGCGTGTGCGTCGCGCGCATCCTCTTCCAATGATCGAATCTTCCTGTCAGACTCGTCAAGCCGCTCGCGCAGGTTATATGCATCACGCTCTCGCTCGGCGCGTTCCCTATTATAAAGTTCCGCTAATTCGTCGTAGCGATTTGCATTGTGCAAACGCTCCGCGTCCGCTACGCGAAACGCTTCGTGCACCGCATCCAGTTCGGCCCGCAGATCATTTCGGCTTGTATTTGTAGACGTGAGTGCCGCCCGGCCGGCGCTCAATTCGCCCGGCAACGTTCCATCGAGTCGCTCCACCATATTGCGCAAAGCCTGCATTTCCCGAGCGGTAGCGCCGAAGACGTCATCCGACGGGTCCAGAAATGCAGACTCGACCAGGTCTTCGATCGGTTCGTCACTGGCGACCGCAAGGAAATACGTTGGATCGATGAGTGCCGGCAGGGCGTCGAGCACGTCATCACCCCGGCCGGCGAACCATATCGGACGTTCGACGACGGCGTTTGCAAGGGGGTGCACTACCGACGCTGCCGCGATGCGCTGTCCATAAATTCTGACGTGACGAAAGCGAGCGGAGAGCAATTCCCGAAACTCTGAAAAGTACAGTTCGCGGACGTGGAACGGATTGGAATACTGCGGAATATCCGAATACACACGCTTGTTCGGAGTCGAGATGACGAGCGTACCGCCGGGCGCTAGCACGCGTTTGATTTCATCGACCATGCGTTCGTGCTCGGCGATGTGTTCAAGCGTTTCAAACGACGATACGAAGTCAAAGCCTGCGTCGGCAAGAGGCAGTGCACTCGCCGATCCGACGACAAACCGCAGGTTGGAAGCATAGTACACACTTCTGGCGCGCTCGACGGAGCTTTCGTCGATGTCGACGCCGACGGCCTGGGCTGCCGTAGTAGCAAGCAGCGCGGTACCGTATCCTTCGCCCGAAGCGACGTCCAGAACGCGTCGTCCGGCGGCGAGACGTCTCGCAATAGCATAGCGGTGCACATGCTCGTAGCGAATCTGTCCCATTAGACCCGGGACATAGCGTTCGCCGGTGAACGTCAGTTCGCGCAGTGTCGACATGGTCCGCAACATATTTGGACCCTTGTCGCGATCCCCTGGTCAACGAGGATTTTGACCGGCAGGAGACAGATAATGCCGTCGTGTCGACCTTGGCGTCTCACATGAAGGTGCGCGGATACGTAGACGAGATTTATGCTGTTCCGCAACCGGCGGGCGGGAGGATTCCACTGGGGAGTTCGGTCGTGATCACGGGATGGGCTGCCCGCGACGATCAGGCGCAAGCGGTAATGGCCGTCAACATCGACGGTCGATGCTTCCCCGTCACGGTCGGGCTGGACCGGCCGGATGTCCGAGTTCTACTCGGTGAGCATTACGGAGCTACCGGCTTTCAAGCGGTGATCTCTAGCGCCGTCATCGGAGCCGGCAGAAAGTACGTTGAGGTGACGGCTGATGGTTGGCGCCTCGCAGAACCTCACGTCCTTTTCCTCGCTGAAGCCGGCAGTCTCTACGGATTACGGCAACTTCCCATCTTGCCGAACGGACGCATCGACACCGCTTTTATTGCAGGAGCGGACAACCCGGAAGCGGCGCAGCCCTCACGTGCGAGAGAAAC is a genomic window containing:
- a CDS encoding methyltransferase domain-containing protein, which encodes MSTLRELTFTGERYVPGLMGQIRYEHVHRYAIARRLAAGRRVLDVASGEGYGTALLATTAAQAVGVDIDESSVERARSVYYASNLRFVVGSASALPLADAGFDFVSSFETLEHIAEHERMVDEIKRVLAPGGTLVISTPNKRVYSDIPQYSNPFHVRELYFSEFRELLSARFRHVRIYGQRIAAASVVHPLANAVVERPIWFAGRGDDVLDALPALIDPTYFLAVASDEPIEDLVESAFLDPSDDVFGATAREMQALRNMVERLDGTLPGELSAGRAALTSTNTSRNDLRAELDAVHEAFRVADAERLHNANRYDELAELYNRERAERERDAYNLRERLDESDRKIRSLEEDARDAHAAFEKADALRIYQESRYEELEALYKSDGSEKLQQVTSLQARVLELEASLSEAEHSRAALEVERGEIQREMLGWADRARIVERELAQTIEQHAREVSVREAGYTQALSEQILRGSEQLGRARAERDALQNRAAVLQDDADQARAALESERERWAQMERELRSLADAAHEALQSVVDSKSWRLTRPLRLLARRFGADDR